One window from the genome of Pseudonocardia hierapolitana encodes:
- a CDS encoding carbohydrate ABC transporter permease: MAELTRVRPAPIAVRSRRPGATAGLVARYAVLVFTVILSIFPLVWLVLTSLRTSDELFAVPVQLTPSTVTLEQYVTVFTEYEMADYVTNSVVVSLATVALVTVLALPCAYVLARFRLPGIKVVITVLLVMRMIPVIALAIPLFAVFSGVGLLDTVLGLVLTHAASKLPVAIWLLMAFIQDLPKEIEESAEIDGAGVFRKLVFVVAPLIGPGLAASAVLTFLFTWNDLLIALTLTSSEAAQTLPVGLTNFVTQFGIDWGPMSAAGVLMVVPTLLFVWFAQGYLVKGLVAGAVRG, from the coding sequence ATGGCAGAACTGACTCGGGTCCGCCCCGCACCCATCGCGGTGCGGTCTCGGCGGCCGGGCGCGACGGCCGGCCTGGTGGCGCGCTACGCCGTGCTGGTCTTCACGGTGATCCTGTCGATCTTCCCGCTGGTCTGGCTGGTGCTGACGTCGCTGCGCACCTCGGACGAGCTGTTCGCCGTGCCGGTGCAGCTGACGCCGAGCACGGTGACCCTGGAGCAGTACGTCACGGTCTTCACCGAGTACGAGATGGCCGACTACGTCACGAACTCGGTGGTGGTGTCGCTGGCCACGGTGGCGCTGGTGACGGTGCTGGCCCTGCCGTGCGCGTACGTCCTCGCGCGGTTCCGCCTGCCCGGGATCAAGGTCGTGATCACGGTGCTGCTGGTGATGCGGATGATCCCGGTCATCGCGCTCGCCATCCCGCTCTTCGCGGTGTTCTCCGGGGTCGGGCTGCTGGACACGGTGCTCGGACTCGTGCTGACCCACGCGGCCTCGAAGCTGCCGGTGGCGATCTGGCTGTTGATGGCCTTCATCCAGGACCTGCCGAAGGAGATCGAGGAGTCGGCCGAGATCGACGGCGCAGGCGTGTTCCGCAAGCTCGTGTTCGTCGTCGCCCCGCTGATCGGTCCCGGGCTCGCGGCGAGCGCCGTGCTGACCTTCCTGTTCACCTGGAACGACCTGCTCATCGCGCTCACCCTGACGTCCAGCGAGGCCGCCCAGACCCTCCCGGTCGGCCTCACCAACTTCGTCACGCAGTTCGGCATCGACTGGGGCCCGATGTCGGCAGCCGGGGTGCTGATGGTCGTCCCGACCCTGCTCTTCGTCTGGTTCGCCCAGGGCTACCTCGTCAAGGGCCTCGTCGCGGGCGCGGTCCGCGGCTGA
- a CDS encoding FadR/GntR family transcriptional regulator: MHRRQESTDAVKVRTLPVQVAAHLTRRFVNGETEEGRAPSELDISREFGVSRVVARETLKILASLDIVDIAQGRRVVVRPQAEWDYLSPLLAEWLPPEHVDGLLRELLQMRELLEPELAAMAAAAITDETLERMRTELDRMASLESDPDAYLAVDHEFHMEICRAANNRILDRIMYSARWLGTASRRVTNQGSPESLRKATEAHARIYRALESRDPDAARAAMREHVQGNAPLLAPKEKQG; this comes from the coding sequence ATGCACAGGAGACAAGAGTCGACGGACGCTGTCAAGGTCCGGACTCTCCCGGTGCAGGTGGCCGCGCACCTGACCCGGCGGTTCGTGAACGGTGAGACCGAAGAGGGGCGCGCCCCCTCTGAGCTGGACATCTCGCGTGAGTTCGGCGTCTCCCGCGTGGTCGCCCGCGAGACGCTCAAGATTCTCGCCTCGCTCGACATCGTCGACATCGCCCAGGGGCGTCGGGTGGTCGTCCGGCCGCAGGCCGAGTGGGACTACCTCAGCCCCCTGCTCGCGGAATGGCTCCCGCCGGAGCACGTCGACGGACTGCTGCGCGAGCTGCTCCAGATGCGGGAGCTGCTGGAGCCGGAGCTCGCGGCGATGGCGGCCGCTGCCATCACGGACGAGACGCTGGAGCGCATGCGCACCGAGCTGGACCGGATGGCGAGCCTCGAGTCCGACCCGGACGCCTACCTCGCGGTCGACCACGAGTTCCACATGGAGATCTGCCGGGCGGCGAACAACCGGATCCTCGACCGGATCATGTACTCGGCGCGCTGGCTGGGCACCGCCAGCCGCCGGGTGACCAACCAGGGGAGCCCGGAGAGCCTGCGCAAGGCCACCGAGGCCCACGCGCGCATCTACCGCGCGCTCGAGTCCCGCGACCCGGACGCAGCGCGGGCCGCGATGCGCGAGCACGTACAGGGCAACGCACCGCTGCTCGCCCCGAAGGAGAAGCAGGGGTGA
- a CDS encoding extracellular solute-binding protein, with amino-acid sequence MHTTSGALNRRRFLGGSLALAAGAAAGPFLAACGGGDSGGKATEINALLITGGDRYPAYWEKVTSAFKEQTGITVTYDLLQFTPLTSKEITLAAARSTQYDVYSTHTAQIGAFFPHFEPLNNHFDAADIADFFPVAIKYMTNPANGELAAIPRNMDARTQYYRRDLYEAAGVQPATTWEELAAVGQQLTGGGRFGLVLPGQGDPAQRQFADFLWQAGGEWLDQNNNVTFNSTAGVEALTFYRDLIQTHRITPSDVVTYQWNENSAGFTNGTCAAVFDWPGAYASFGDPALSTVSGSFATAPMPGHKTETSCAISHGLAINKYSRKKDAAAEFLRFTVTPDALVDQYAEFKNYPSRVSTADQVIGKAQGPEQQWLSDLRTTIENGKEWPKVPGFDKVSTVVQTAVQNALSNQMSPQAALDAAAEESTRILQQAGALR; translated from the coding sequence ATGCACACGACGTCCGGTGCGCTGAACCGGCGCCGGTTCCTCGGCGGTTCGCTGGCGCTCGCCGCAGGTGCCGCGGCCGGGCCGTTCCTGGCCGCGTGCGGCGGCGGCGACTCCGGCGGGAAGGCCACGGAGATCAACGCCCTGCTCATCACGGGTGGTGACCGCTACCCCGCCTACTGGGAGAAGGTCACGTCCGCGTTCAAGGAGCAAACCGGGATCACGGTCACCTACGACCTGCTCCAGTTCACGCCGCTGACCTCGAAGGAGATCACGCTCGCGGCGGCCCGCAGCACCCAGTACGACGTCTACAGCACGCACACCGCGCAGATCGGCGCGTTCTTCCCGCACTTCGAGCCGCTCAACAACCACTTCGACGCGGCCGACATCGCCGACTTCTTCCCGGTCGCCATCAAGTACATGACGAACCCGGCCAACGGTGAGCTGGCGGCCATCCCCCGCAACATGGACGCGCGCACCCAGTACTACCGCAGGGACCTCTACGAGGCGGCCGGCGTGCAGCCGGCGACCACGTGGGAGGAGCTCGCGGCCGTCGGGCAGCAACTGACCGGGGGCGGTCGGTTCGGCCTCGTGCTGCCCGGCCAGGGCGACCCGGCCCAGCGGCAGTTCGCCGACTTCCTGTGGCAGGCAGGCGGCGAGTGGCTCGACCAGAACAACAACGTCACCTTCAACTCGACCGCGGGCGTCGAGGCGCTCACCTTCTACCGCGACCTCATCCAGACCCACCGGATCACCCCGTCCGACGTCGTCACCTACCAGTGGAACGAGAACTCCGCAGGCTTCACGAACGGGACGTGCGCCGCGGTGTTCGACTGGCCGGGCGCGTACGCGAGCTTCGGGGACCCGGCCCTGTCCACGGTGAGCGGGTCGTTCGCGACGGCGCCGATGCCGGGCCACAAGACGGAGACCTCCTGCGCGATCTCGCACGGGCTGGCGATCAACAAGTACTCCCGGAAGAAGGACGCGGCCGCGGAGTTCCTCCGGTTCACGGTCACCCCGGACGCCCTGGTCGACCAGTACGCGGAGTTCAAGAACTACCCGAGCCGCGTGTCCACCGCCGACCAGGTGATCGGGAAGGCGCAGGGCCCGGAGCAGCAGTGGCTCTCCGACCTGCGCACCACGATCGAGAACGGCAAGGAGTGGCCGAAGGTGCCGGGCTTCGACAAGGTCTCCACCGTCGTGCAGACGGCCGTCCAGAACGCGCTGAGCAACCAGATGAGCCCGCAGGCCGCCCTCGACGCCGCAGCGGAGGAGAGCACGCGGATCCTGCAGCAGGCAGGGGCGCTGCGCTGA
- a CDS encoding SDR family NAD(P)-dependent oxidoreductase translates to MDLSLDGKVAIVTGAASGFGRAVATILAAEGAHVAGADINEAGVTAVMKELGGACRGYGLDVAKRDQWTDLARRVREDIGEIDILCNIAGPAPGPVSGHLDTDDDEWRRQIDGHLTGVFLGCQTVLPGMMERRYGKIVNMCSFTAHGTVANIPGYDAAFGGILAYTKDLARFAAPHNINVNCVSPGNIETPMTKGWLSEPGAYERVQANTPIGRVGQPDDVAAWVVFLASDRARHAVGIEINVSGGQLIG, encoded by the coding sequence GTGGACCTATCACTCGACGGCAAGGTGGCGATCGTGACGGGCGCCGCGTCCGGTTTCGGCCGGGCGGTCGCGACGATCCTCGCGGCCGAGGGCGCGCACGTCGCGGGCGCCGACATCAACGAAGCCGGTGTCACGGCGGTGATGAAGGAGCTCGGCGGCGCGTGCCGGGGCTACGGGCTCGACGTCGCGAAGCGGGACCAGTGGACCGACCTGGCGCGCCGGGTCCGCGAGGACATCGGCGAGATCGACATCCTGTGCAACATCGCGGGCCCGGCACCCGGCCCGGTGAGCGGGCACCTCGACACCGACGACGACGAGTGGCGCCGCCAGATCGACGGGCACCTGACCGGCGTCTTCCTCGGGTGCCAGACCGTTCTCCCCGGGATGATGGAGCGGCGCTACGGGAAGATCGTGAACATGTGCTCCTTCACGGCGCACGGCACCGTCGCGAACATCCCCGGGTACGACGCGGCCTTCGGTGGCATCCTCGCCTACACGAAGGACCTGGCGCGTTTCGCGGCACCGCACAACATCAACGTCAACTGCGTGTCGCCCGGCAACATCGAGACCCCGATGACCAAGGGCTGGCTGTCCGAGCCCGGCGCCTACGAGCGGGTGCAGGCGAACACGCCGATCGGGCGCGTCGGCCAGCCCGACGACGTCGCCGCCTGGGTCGTCTTCCTGGCCTCCGACCGCGCGCGGCACGCCGTCGGCATCGAGATCAACGTGTCCGGCGGCCAGCTCATCGGCTAG
- a CDS encoding mandelate racemase/muconate lactonizing enzyme family protein has translation MRIVNVTTAVVAYHGQATLVRIDTDEGITGYGEANPDAGAGGVVGLINTFKDLLIGEDPRNVERCWEKLRRRVFAGPQAGVFVIAMSGIELALWDIAGKAAGQPVHRMLGGKFRDRIRLYADCGDGDDPAGSVAGCVERAQRMVSEGFTAIKFDIDNLSHPAKFDAYNHTVNAAELRSMVERVAAVREAIGPDVDLAIDLHARYDVPSACKISWELEPFNLMWLEEPIPAENIDALVRVRAQTRTPICAGENLYLRWGFRELLEKGAVDVIEPDVPKCGGLAEAKKIANLAEMHYVPFAPHLVSTPLGTMATAHQCASIPNFLVQEWHALEEREVWDSYVTAPDGSGSIVKDGYITLPETPGIGVEPNMDGVRKHAVPGFGIFE, from the coding sequence ATGAGGATCGTCAACGTCACGACGGCGGTGGTGGCCTACCACGGCCAGGCCACGCTGGTGCGGATCGACACCGACGAGGGCATCACCGGCTACGGCGAGGCGAACCCGGACGCCGGGGCGGGGGGCGTCGTCGGGCTGATCAACACGTTCAAGGACCTCCTGATCGGCGAGGACCCGCGCAACGTCGAGCGGTGTTGGGAGAAGCTGCGGCGGCGCGTGTTCGCCGGCCCGCAGGCGGGCGTGTTCGTGATCGCGATGAGCGGGATCGAGCTCGCCCTGTGGGACATCGCGGGCAAGGCGGCGGGCCAGCCGGTGCACCGGATGCTCGGCGGCAAGTTCCGCGACCGCATCCGGCTCTACGCCGACTGCGGCGACGGCGACGACCCCGCCGGCTCCGTGGCCGGCTGCGTCGAACGGGCCCAGCGGATGGTCTCCGAGGGCTTCACCGCCATCAAGTTCGACATCGACAACCTGTCGCACCCGGCGAAGTTCGACGCCTACAACCACACCGTGAACGCCGCCGAGCTGCGCTCGATGGTCGAGCGGGTGGCGGCCGTGCGCGAGGCCATCGGCCCCGACGTCGACCTCGCCATCGACCTGCACGCCCGCTACGACGTCCCCAGCGCCTGCAAGATCTCGTGGGAGCTGGAGCCGTTCAACCTCATGTGGCTGGAGGAGCCGATCCCGGCCGAGAACATCGACGCGCTGGTGCGGGTGCGCGCGCAGACCCGCACCCCGATCTGCGCAGGCGAGAACCTCTACCTGCGGTGGGGCTTCCGGGAGCTGCTGGAGAAGGGCGCGGTCGACGTCATCGAGCCGGACGTCCCCAAGTGCGGCGGCCTCGCCGAGGCCAAGAAGATCGCCAATCTCGCGGAGATGCACTACGTACCGTTCGCCCCGCACCTGGTCTCCACGCCGCTGGGCACGATGGCCACGGCCCACCAGTGCGCCTCGATCCCCAACTTCCTCGTGCAGGAGTGGCACGCCCTCGAGGAGCGCGAGGTGTGGGACAGCTACGTGACCGCACCCGACGGCAGCGGGTCGATCGTCAAGGACGGCTACATCACCCTGCCCGAAACGCCCGGCATCGGCGTCGAGCCGAACATGGACGGGGTCCGCAAGCACGCCGTCCCGGGCTTCGGGATCTTCGAGTGA
- a CDS encoding RraA family protein has protein sequence MAQTAKRLKALYSAVVYDIMDEMGLPHQCLDLAIAPLDRSMQVAGPAYTVMAGPDMRERDEMPPNTKLADFGVFTQMYDGCVVVVGAAGERQSGIWGELMSNASRARGATGVVIDGGIRDGRLVREIDGLGVFARYTSPIESLRRSRIHDIEIPISMTGTTTSQVRVNPGDWIFGDEDGVLVIPKDALDEVLAKSEEAKDIEDKVREEVQAGVPVIDVYNKYGRL, from the coding sequence GTGGCACAGACCGCGAAGCGGTTGAAGGCGCTCTACTCCGCGGTGGTCTACGACATCATGGACGAGATGGGGCTGCCCCATCAGTGCCTCGACCTCGCCATCGCGCCCCTGGACCGTTCCATGCAGGTCGCAGGGCCCGCGTACACCGTGATGGCGGGCCCGGACATGCGGGAGCGGGACGAGATGCCCCCGAACACCAAGCTGGCCGACTTCGGTGTCTTCACGCAGATGTACGACGGCTGCGTCGTGGTCGTCGGGGCGGCGGGCGAGCGGCAGAGCGGCATCTGGGGCGAGCTCATGAGCAACGCCAGCCGCGCCCGTGGTGCCACCGGCGTCGTCATCGACGGCGGCATCCGCGACGGGCGGCTCGTCCGGGAGATCGACGGCCTGGGCGTCTTCGCCCGCTACACCTCGCCGATCGAGTCGCTGCGCCGCTCCCGGATCCACGACATCGAGATCCCCATCTCGATGACCGGCACCACGACCAGCCAGGTTCGCGTGAACCCGGGCGACTGGATCTTCGGCGACGAGGACGGCGTGCTCGTCATCCCGAAGGACGCCCTCGACGAGGTGCTCGCGAAGTCCGAGGAGGCGAAGGACATCGAGGACAAGGTCCGGGAGGAGGTCCAGGCCGGCGTCCCGGTGATCGACGTCTACAACAAGTACGGGCGGCTGTAG
- a CDS encoding carbohydrate ABC transporter permease produces MAVSQNVLARAPVARHSRVTPQWLTGYALAAPALLLMLVIFLYPLGHSFVMSFFRWDLNTAESPFVGLGNYLDLFTGSSFMQTLRNQVVFTVASLVIEVVGGMAIAVLLNSKLRGLRPARTLLLIPPMVAPAVVGLNFRWLFNEQYGLIDATLVRLGLPAIPWLSDPGWALVSVIIANAWQNTPLLVLLFLAGLQAIPREPLEAAAVDGASAWRTFWAIVLPLMRPVVVIALMIRIIDLFRTFDVVWLMTQGGPGNASNLLTVEAYKLAFQSVDFGHAAAVSYVALVLSLIVLALLYGIPRLTARRAATWQN; encoded by the coding sequence ATGGCCGTCTCGCAGAACGTCCTGGCCCGGGCGCCGGTCGCCCGGCACTCGCGGGTCACCCCGCAGTGGCTCACCGGCTACGCGCTGGCGGCGCCCGCGCTGCTCCTCATGCTGGTGATCTTCCTGTACCCGCTCGGCCACTCGTTCGTCATGAGCTTCTTCCGCTGGGACCTGAACACGGCGGAGAGCCCGTTCGTCGGGCTGGGCAACTACCTCGACCTGTTCACCGGCAGCTCGTTCATGCAGACGCTGCGGAACCAGGTGGTCTTCACCGTGGCGTCGCTGGTGATCGAGGTGGTCGGCGGCATGGCGATCGCCGTACTGCTCAACAGCAAGCTGCGCGGGCTGCGGCCGGCGCGCACGCTGCTCCTGATCCCGCCGATGGTCGCGCCCGCCGTGGTCGGCCTCAACTTCCGCTGGCTGTTCAACGAGCAGTACGGGCTGATCGACGCCACGCTCGTGCGGCTCGGGCTCCCGGCGATCCCGTGGCTGTCCGACCCCGGCTGGGCACTGGTCTCGGTGATCATCGCCAACGCCTGGCAGAACACGCCGCTGCTGGTGCTGCTGTTCCTCGCCGGGCTGCAGGCGATCCCCCGGGAGCCGCTCGAGGCCGCCGCGGTCGACGGGGCGTCGGCATGGCGCACGTTCTGGGCGATCGTGCTGCCGCTGATGCGGCCGGTCGTGGTGATCGCGCTGATGATCCGGATCATCGACCTGTTCCGGACCTTCGACGTGGTCTGGCTCATGACACAGGGCGGGCCGGGCAACGCCTCGAACCTGCTCACCGTGGAGGCCTACAAGCTGGCGTTCCAGAGCGTCGACTTCGGCCACGCCGCGGCGGTGTCGTACGTGGCGCTCGTCCTCTCGCTGATCGTCCTCGCTCTCCTCTACGGGATCCCCCGGCTCACGGCGCGGAGGGCGGCGACATGGCAGAACTGA
- a CDS encoding extracellular solute-binding protein, whose product MALRTGPEWSRRKFLGMSALGAVGLTACGGGPPAAPQVDVQVPQAILDAAAPYRGGSVGMLSQKLYSEAANQALDRSLQAFAQATGTTVQNDLVSGDAGDMVAKMDAEVKAGTTRDLAFMSDERFVGQLQNLGDLEDVTDVVEEMKALYGEPATEATNFCVFNGRWYAIPYHFIAAGMFLRKDWYAEKGLPLKPTYTWEELRDNALAVSDPAQRRFGWGITINRSGDANGFIESVINAYGGAIADNTGQRVVFNSPETVEAVSFIGDIYTNPKYEPMLPPGIESWTDTGNNENWLAGIIGLTNNQYSIYADSKTKGNPVYGNTHPFNGAIGPALDRPLAFGSSNSFVVFKGAKNPDLAKQVAKFMVSGSALLGVAQGAPCLVNPSWEKVWDSDPYYTNGDPAYAAIREQTKTPIPLTTATGYAFPQPPSPGEQAAVAAYLLTDMMQSVVQGTAPAEAVATTHDRMVQIFEQQGYKQ is encoded by the coding sequence ATGGCACTGCGGACCGGACCCGAGTGGTCGAGGCGGAAGTTCCTGGGGATGAGCGCGCTCGGCGCTGTGGGGCTCACCGCCTGTGGCGGTGGCCCACCGGCCGCTCCGCAGGTGGATGTGCAGGTCCCGCAGGCGATCCTGGACGCCGCGGCGCCCTACCGCGGCGGCTCGGTCGGCATGCTCTCGCAGAAGCTGTACTCCGAGGCCGCCAACCAGGCCCTCGACCGGTCGCTCCAGGCCTTCGCGCAGGCCACCGGCACCACCGTCCAGAACGACCTGGTGTCGGGCGACGCCGGCGACATGGTCGCGAAGATGGACGCCGAGGTGAAGGCCGGCACCACCCGGGACCTGGCCTTCATGAGCGACGAGCGGTTCGTCGGCCAGCTGCAGAACCTCGGCGACCTCGAGGACGTCACCGACGTGGTCGAGGAGATGAAGGCCCTCTACGGCGAGCCGGCGACGGAGGCCACCAACTTCTGCGTGTTCAACGGGCGCTGGTACGCGATCCCCTACCACTTCATCGCCGCCGGGATGTTCCTGCGGAAGGACTGGTACGCGGAGAAGGGGCTCCCGCTCAAGCCCACCTACACGTGGGAGGAGCTGCGCGACAACGCGCTGGCGGTCTCTGACCCGGCACAGCGACGCTTCGGGTGGGGCATCACGATCAACCGCTCCGGCGACGCCAACGGGTTCATCGAGTCCGTCATCAACGCCTACGGCGGGGCGATCGCGGACAACACCGGGCAGAGGGTGGTCTTCAACTCGCCCGAGACCGTCGAGGCCGTCTCGTTCATCGGCGACATCTACACGAACCCCAAGTACGAGCCCATGCTGCCGCCCGGGATCGAGAGCTGGACCGACACCGGCAACAACGAGAACTGGCTCGCGGGCATCATCGGCCTCACCAACAACCAGTACAGCATCTACGCCGACTCGAAGACCAAGGGCAACCCGGTCTACGGGAACACCCACCCGTTCAACGGGGCCATCGGTCCGGCACTCGACCGTCCGCTCGCGTTCGGCTCGTCGAACTCGTTCGTGGTGTTCAAGGGGGCGAAGAACCCCGACCTGGCGAAGCAGGTGGCGAAGTTCATGGTCAGCGGCTCCGCCCTGCTCGGCGTCGCGCAGGGCGCGCCGTGCCTGGTGAACCCGTCGTGGGAGAAGGTGTGGGACTCCGACCCGTACTACACCAACGGTGACCCGGCCTACGCGGCGATCCGCGAACAGACCAAGACGCCGATCCCGTTGACCACCGCGACCGGCTACGCGTTCCCGCAGCCGCCGAGCCCGGGCGAGCAGGCCGCCGTGGCGGCCTACCTGCTCACGGACATGATGCAGTCGGTGGTCCAGGGCACCGCCCCGGCCGAGGCCGTGGCCACCACCCACGACCGCATGGTCCAGATCTTCGAGCAGCAGGGCTACAAGCAGTGA
- a CDS encoding Gfo/Idh/MocA family protein, with translation MVADEPIRLGLIGTGLAVEQLHWPALRRMPDRYVVTAFADRSAEQAARFAAYSGVDGSRYHADHRDLLARDDVDAVLVSVPIPVLYGIARDALIAGKHLLCEKPTGTDEEQARAFLDFEREFPDRVVLVAENYFYRDDIRHARALLDDGAIGKLHLMAYRRAGQMVPREGRFNGTPWRQKPQYRGGVHLDAGVHDIAQIRMLCGEVVRVHGAVQWANSTIDSPSDLALNLIFASGAIGNYTACYSEVPVPEEPNDMRLYGTEGVLVLSGPERERRVTLTRADGTTRTDVFRGIDNGYYGELCDFADAVRHGEPVVGTIAQSVANMRIVLAALDSADEATVVPLDVPVEGGVPLWRPRGAEGLFDGLPGEHENSDKVTVDTRPWSP, from the coding sequence ATGGTCGCCGATGAACCGATCCGGCTCGGGCTGATCGGCACCGGGCTGGCGGTCGAGCAGCTGCACTGGCCCGCGCTGCGTCGCATGCCCGACCGGTACGTCGTCACGGCGTTCGCCGACCGCTCGGCCGAGCAGGCGGCCCGCTTCGCGGCCTACAGCGGGGTCGACGGGTCGAGGTACCACGCGGACCACCGCGACCTGCTGGCCCGCGACGACGTCGACGCGGTGCTGGTGTCGGTGCCGATCCCGGTGCTGTACGGGATCGCCCGTGACGCGCTGATCGCCGGCAAGCACCTGCTCTGCGAGAAGCCCACCGGTACCGACGAGGAGCAGGCCCGGGCGTTCCTCGACTTCGAGCGCGAGTTCCCCGACCGGGTCGTGCTCGTCGCCGAGAACTACTTCTACCGCGACGACATCCGTCACGCCCGCGCGCTGCTCGACGACGGCGCGATCGGCAAGCTGCACCTGATGGCGTACCGGCGTGCCGGGCAGATGGTGCCGCGCGAGGGCCGGTTCAACGGCACGCCGTGGCGGCAGAAGCCGCAGTACCGCGGTGGCGTCCACCTCGACGCCGGCGTGCACGACATCGCGCAGATCCGGATGCTCTGCGGCGAGGTGGTTCGGGTGCACGGCGCGGTGCAGTGGGCGAACAGCACGATCGACTCCCCGTCGGACCTCGCCTTGAACCTCATTTTCGCCTCCGGCGCGATCGGCAACTACACGGCCTGCTACTCGGAGGTGCCGGTGCCGGAGGAGCCGAACGACATGCGCCTCTACGGCACCGAGGGCGTTCTCGTGCTCTCCGGTCCTGAGCGGGAGCGGCGGGTCACGCTCACGCGGGCGGACGGCACCACCCGCACCGACGTCTTCCGCGGCATCGACAACGGCTACTACGGCGAGCTCTGCGACTTCGCCGACGCCGTGCGGCACGGCGAGCCGGTGGTGGGCACGATCGCGCAGAGCGTGGCGAACATGCGGATCGTCCTCGCGGCGCTCGACTCGGCCGACGAGGCCACTGTCGTCCCGCTCGACGTGCCCGTCGAGGGTGGGGTGCCGCTGTGGCGCCCGCGCGGCGCCGAGGGCCTGTTCGACGGCCTTCCCGGCGAGCACGAGAACTCCGACAAAGTGACCGTTGACACCCGACCGTGGTCCCCCTAG
- a CDS encoding LppU/SCO3897 family protein has translation MVVRVLLLLAVAILAGGGLTACSTGPETGDCVEKSEDSYVKADCAASTLRVLEKLDDFSGDCIAVAGVTESFSDSGSDSTLCIGPRDVDPASAINVAKEGDCVTGAAANSEARKVDCADPGAETVVLRRIEDATTIAGIDQCSDVPGTSTSYSWDMVTTGDQNGLGSLDGLAADLLFCLGPVGVDPNTSPDTAQVGDCLATTSGTPGYAKADCGAPDAAYRVVERVDSGFLGFDLACGSNPEVTAGLESGQGLDGYVLCLAPR, from the coding sequence ATGGTGGTGCGCGTCCTGTTGCTGCTCGCCGTGGCGATCCTGGCGGGCGGCGGTCTCACCGCCTGCTCGACGGGACCGGAGACGGGTGACTGCGTCGAGAAGTCCGAGGACTCCTACGTGAAGGCCGACTGTGCGGCTTCGACCCTGCGCGTCCTCGAGAAGCTCGACGACTTCTCCGGTGACTGCATCGCCGTGGCGGGGGTGACCGAGAGCTTCTCCGACTCCGGCTCGGACTCGACGCTCTGCATCGGCCCACGTGATGTCGATCCCGCCTCGGCGATCAACGTGGCGAAGGAGGGCGACTGCGTCACGGGTGCCGCGGCGAACTCCGAGGCACGGAAGGTGGACTGCGCCGATCCCGGCGCCGAGACGGTGGTGCTCCGGCGCATCGAGGACGCCACGACGATCGCGGGCATCGACCAGTGTTCCGACGTGCCGGGCACCAGCACCAGCTACAGCTGGGACATGGTGACGACCGGCGACCAGAACGGGCTCGGCTCCCTCGACGGTCTCGCCGCGGACCTGCTCTTCTGCCTCGGTCCGGTGGGCGTCGACCCGAACACCTCGCCGGACACCGCACAGGTGGGCGACTGCCTGGCCACGACGTCGGGCACCCCGGGCTACGCGAAGGCGGACTGCGGGGCGCCCGACGCGGCTTACCGCGTGGTCGAGCGGGTGGACAGCGGCTTCTTGGGCTTCGACCTCGCCTGCGGTTCGAATCCCGAGGTCACGGCCGGTCTCGAGAGCGGTCAGGGCCTGGACGGCTACGTCCTCTGCCTGGCCCCGAGGTGA